Below is a window of Rhodopseudomonas sp. P2A-2r DNA.
GTGAGCTTCGACAATTTCGGACGCAAGCAGACCCAGATGGACTCGACCGGCAAGCTGACCAAGGACGGCGAATGGCTGTATCGTTTCGTCGGCCTGTTCCGCGACAGTGGAACGCAGGTCGATTCCGTGCCGGATGACCGTTTCGTGCTGTCGCCGTCGCTGACCTGGCGCCCGACCAACAACACCAGTTGGACCGTGCTCGGCACCTACCAAAAGGACAAGACCGGCACCACAAACGGCTTCCTGCCGCGCGAAGGTGTGCTGTATCCCGGCCCGAACGGCACCATTCCGCGCAACCGTTTCGTCGGCGACCCGAGCACCGACCTGTACCAGACCGAGACCGGTGCGGTCAGCAGCCTGTTCGAACACAGCTTCAACAATGCCGTGAAGTTCACGCAGAACCTGCGCTATGCCCGTGTCGATGGCATCTATCAAAGCGTCTACGCGAATTCGTTCTCGGCCGATCCGTTTCTCGACGCGTCGAGGCGGACGGTGAATCGCTACACCATGTCGCAGGCATCGGCGAAGGACAACTTCACGATCGACAACAACGTTCATGTCAAGGCGCTCACCGGGGCATTGTCGCACCAGTTGCTGTTCGGCGTCGACTACCGGGACGTCAGAGAGCGTTCGGCGGTGGGCGGGGGCCTGGACGCCACGCCGTTCGACCTTTACGCGCCAGTTTATAGCAACCTGCCCTTGCCTGCACTGATCGCCACTCCTGACACGCGGCAAACCCAGACCGGGCTCTACGCGCAAGACCAGATGCGCCTCGGTCCCTGGCTCGCCACGCTCGGCATTCGGCAGGACTACGCCAGCACGCGGCGAACCGTCGCGGACGACAGCGACCGCTCGGCGACGACCGGACGCGCCAGCCTGATGTATGAAACGCCGTACGGCTTCAATCCCTATGTGACGTGGGCGCAGTCGTTCAATCCGGTGTATTTTAGTGCCGCCTACGGTGGCAGCTCCTGCATCGGCGGAACCTGCAAGGACCAGCGCGGCGAGACCTACGAGGTCGGCTTCAAGTACAATCCGACAGCATTCCTCGCGGTCAACGGCGCGATCTACGATACGGTCGAAAGGAACCGGCTCTCCGTATCGAACGATCCGAGCAACCCGTTCGCCTCGAGCCAGATCGGCCAGGTCCGCATCCGCGGCGCCGAGATCGAGGTTCTGGGCAAGGTCACACCGGACTTCGACCTGATCGCCAGCTACTCCTACATCAACGCCAAGGTCGAGCAAGGCGACAATGTCGGCAAGCGTCTAGAGACCGTGCCCATGAACCAGGCCTCGCTGTGGGGCAAATACCGCCTCGGTGCACTCGGCCTGCGCGATGTCACGGTCGGCGCCGGTGTGCGCTATATCGGCAATGCCTGGGACGAGACCAATACCGTCACGCTGCCGGACTACACGCTGTTCGACATGATGGTCGCCTGGGATCCGGGCCCGTTCCGGCTGCAGATCAACGCCAACAACATCAGCGACGAGCGCTATGTCGCAGCGTGCTATGCCCGCGGCGACTGCTACTACGGCATCGGACGCACGGTGCTGGGAACCGCGACCTACCGGTTCTGAGAACGGAGAGACGTACGGTGGGCAAAGGCGCGCTTGCGCCGTGCCCACCATCTCCGCGCCGTGGAGGACGTGGTGGGCACGCGTCTCTGCGCTGCGCGCGGCGATGCTTTGCCCACCCGAATGCTCCCCACCTCGCGAAGCTTCGCCGGGGGAAGGAAAAGGCGCCGCCAGGCTTGTCGCGGACTTCGCCGTTCTCTAGACAGCCCTGCACCAGCACAAAACCACAGGGCAGGACATGATCAGCACCACACCGCGCAAGGTTGCGCTTGTCACCGGCGCGGCGCGCGGCATTGGCCTCGCGGTGGCCAAGCGATTTCTCGGCGAGGGCTATGCCGTCGCGTTGCTGGATATCGAGCGCGAATTGCTGGCGGCGACCGTCCAGGCGCTGAATGCGCCGGATACGACGCTGGCCCTGCATGCCGACGTCTCCGATGCCGCCGCGGTGGCTGCCGCCTTCGCCGCGGCGCAGGCGCGCTTCGGCCGGCTCGATGCGCTGGTCAACAACGCCGGCATCGCGGTGTTCAAGCCGTTGCTCGACACCACCCAGGCCGAATGGCAGCGCGTGCTGGACGTCAACCTCACCGGGCCGTTTTTGTGCACCCAGGCCGCGGCGCCCCTGATGCGCGAACATGGCGGCGGCGCCATCGTCAAC
It encodes the following:
- a CDS encoding TonB-dependent siderophore receptor, which gives rise to MTEFNNAPRFAGASMLVLASLAITAPVRAQSPSQLPAVVVEQPTRQAARTRPASRPQQTARSSANRRAAARGTAAANAVSTPGARAETGSSPVQGYLATVSGTGTKTDTPLRQTAQSISVVGAEQVRDQGVTSIQEGLRYVPGVFAEPGGVDSRSDYPKIRGQSPNIYLDGTRVNNTNVFNEWRVDPYMLERIEVFRGPASVLYGDTSTAGLVNLISKRPQAESRNEVGVSFDNFGRKQTQMDSTGKLTKDGEWLYRFVGLFRDSGTQVDSVPDDRFVLSPSLTWRPTNNTSWTVLGTYQKDKTGTTNGFLPREGVLYPGPNGTIPRNRFVGDPSTDLYQTETGAVSSLFEHSFNNAVKFTQNLRYARVDGIYQSVYANSFSADPFLDASRRTVNRYTMSQASAKDNFTIDNNVHVKALTGALSHQLLFGVDYRDVRERSAVGGGLDATPFDLYAPVYSNLPLPALIATPDTRQTQTGLYAQDQMRLGPWLATLGIRQDYASTRRTVADDSDRSATTGRASLMYETPYGFNPYVTWAQSFNPVYFSAAYGGSSCIGGTCKDQRGETYEVGFKYNPTAFLAVNGAIYDTVERNRLSVSNDPSNPFASSQIGQVRIRGAEIEVLGKVTPDFDLIASYSYINAKVEQGDNVGKRLETVPMNQASLWGKYRLGALGLRDVTVGAGVRYIGNAWDETNTVTLPDYTLFDMMVAWDPGPFRLQINANNISDERYVAACYARGDCYYGIGRTVLGTATYRF
- a CDS encoding SDR family NAD(P)-dependent oxidoreductase; protein product: MISTTPRKVALVTGAARGIGLAVAKRFLGEGYAVALLDIERELLAATVQALNAPDTTLALHADVSDAAAVAAAFAAAQARFGRLDALVNNAGIAVFKPLLDTTQAEWQRVLDVNLTGPFLCTQAAAPLMREHGGGAIVNITSISALRASTLRTAYGTSKAGLAHLTKQFAVELATLGIRVNAVAPGPVETAMAKAVHTPAIRADYHDTIPLNRYGGEDELADAVFYLCSPRASYITGQTLAVDGGFDAAGIGLPTLRKEGSNG